In Hamadaea flava, a genomic segment contains:
- the recD2 gene encoding SF1B family DNA helicase RecD2: MLQQSPPKGAVLEAVLERITYANEETGYTIARVATDRSATDLLTVVGPLLGAQPGESLRLTGRWTSHPKYGRQFEVWSYKTVLPATIKGIERYLGSGLIKGIGPRLAEKIVGHFGADTLRVIEEEPARLVEVPKLGPKRTRMIAAAWDEQKAIKEVMLFLQGVGVSTSLAVRIYKQYTDSAISVVKNEPYRLAADVWGIGFKTADTIAQAVGIPRDSPERVKAGLQYTLNEAADSGHCFLPQPNLVGDAVKILEVPAALVTECLEDLVATEGVVREQVPGPASADGPATIPAVYLVPFHRAETSLANTLLGLLNTSRDRMSGFADVDWVKALAWLRTVTGHELAAEQEQAVRLALTEKVAVLTGGPGCGKSFTVRSVVELARAKRAKIVLAAPTGRAAKRLAELTGHEATTVHRLLQLKPGGDATYDRENPLDADLVVVDEASMLDLLLANKLVKAVAPGAHLLFVGDVDQLPSVGAGEVLRDLLNADTVPRVRLTRIFRQAQESGVVVNAHRINNGEPPQLRGFGDFFFFARDQREDEEPAQTAEATAQLVVDLVSKRIPQKFGFDPRRDVQVLAPMHRGAAGAGNLNALLQEALTPGRESAPEKRFGGRVFRVGDKVTQIRNNYDKGVAGVFNGTLGVVTGLSVEDHKLTVRTDEDEEIEYAFDELDELAHAYAVTIHRSQGSEYPAVVVPLTTGAWMMLQRNLLYTAVTRAKRLVVLVGSFKALGVAVRTLGAGRRWTALDHRLTP, encoded by the coding sequence GTGCTGCAGCAGTCTCCCCCGAAGGGCGCGGTGCTGGAGGCCGTCCTCGAACGGATCACGTACGCCAACGAGGAGACCGGCTACACGATCGCGCGCGTGGCCACTGATCGGAGCGCGACCGATCTGCTGACGGTCGTCGGGCCGCTGCTGGGCGCGCAGCCGGGGGAGAGCCTGCGGCTGACCGGCCGCTGGACCTCCCACCCTAAGTACGGCCGCCAGTTCGAAGTCTGGTCCTACAAGACTGTTCTTCCGGCCACCATCAAGGGGATCGAGCGGTACCTCGGCTCCGGGCTCATCAAGGGCATCGGGCCACGGCTGGCGGAGAAGATCGTGGGCCACTTCGGCGCGGACACCCTGCGTGTCATCGAGGAGGAGCCGGCGCGACTCGTCGAGGTGCCCAAGCTCGGCCCGAAGCGGACCAGGATGATCGCCGCCGCCTGGGACGAGCAGAAGGCCATCAAGGAGGTCATGCTGTTCCTCCAGGGCGTCGGCGTGTCCACCTCGCTGGCCGTACGCATCTACAAGCAGTACACCGACTCGGCCATCTCGGTGGTGAAGAACGAGCCGTACCGGCTGGCCGCCGACGTGTGGGGGATCGGGTTCAAGACGGCCGACACGATCGCGCAGGCGGTCGGCATCCCCCGGGACAGTCCTGAGCGGGTCAAGGCGGGGTTGCAGTACACGCTGAACGAGGCGGCCGACTCCGGGCACTGCTTCCTGCCGCAGCCCAACCTGGTGGGCGATGCGGTGAAGATCCTGGAGGTGCCGGCGGCGCTGGTCACCGAGTGCCTCGAAGACCTCGTGGCGACCGAGGGCGTCGTCCGGGAGCAGGTTCCGGGTCCGGCCTCGGCCGACGGCCCGGCCACCATCCCGGCCGTGTACCTGGTGCCGTTCCATCGGGCGGAGACGTCGCTGGCCAACACCCTGCTGGGACTGCTGAACACCAGTCGCGACCGGATGTCTGGGTTCGCCGATGTGGACTGGGTGAAGGCGCTGGCCTGGCTGCGTACCGTCACCGGGCACGAGCTGGCCGCCGAGCAGGAGCAGGCGGTCCGCCTCGCGCTGACCGAGAAGGTCGCGGTCCTTACCGGCGGCCCCGGGTGCGGCAAGAGCTTCACCGTGCGCTCGGTCGTCGAACTCGCTCGCGCCAAGCGCGCGAAGATCGTGCTGGCCGCGCCGACCGGACGGGCCGCGAAACGGCTGGCCGAACTGACCGGCCACGAGGCGACCACGGTGCACCGGCTGCTCCAGCTCAAGCCCGGCGGCGACGCGACCTACGACCGGGAGAACCCGCTCGACGCCGATCTGGTCGTCGTGGACGAGGCTTCGATGCTGGATCTGCTGCTCGCCAACAAGCTCGTGAAGGCCGTCGCGCCGGGGGCGCATCTGTTGTTCGTCGGCGACGTCGACCAGCTGCCCTCGGTCGGCGCGGGCGAGGTTCTGCGGGATCTGCTCAACGCCGACACCGTTCCCCGCGTACGCCTGACGCGGATCTTCCGGCAGGCTCAGGAGTCCGGCGTGGTGGTGAACGCCCACCGCATCAACAACGGCGAGCCGCCGCAGCTGCGGGGCTTCGGCGATTTCTTCTTCTTCGCCCGCGACCAGCGTGAGGACGAGGAGCCGGCGCAGACCGCCGAGGCCACCGCGCAGCTCGTCGTCGACCTGGTGAGCAAGCGCATCCCCCAGAAGTTCGGCTTCGACCCCCGGCGGGATGTGCAGGTGCTCGCCCCGATGCATCGGGGCGCGGCCGGCGCCGGCAACCTCAACGCGCTGCTGCAGGAGGCGCTCACGCCGGGCCGGGAAAGCGCGCCGGAGAAGCGGTTCGGCGGGCGGGTGTTCCGGGTCGGCGACAAGGTCACGCAGATCCGCAACAACTACGACAAGGGCGTCGCCGGGGTGTTCAACGGGACGCTGGGTGTCGTGACCGGACTGTCGGTGGAGGACCACAAGCTGACCGTGCGCACCGACGAGGACGAGGAGATCGAGTACGCCTTCGACGAGCTGGACGAGCTGGCGCACGCGTACGCCGTGACGATCCACCGCTCGCAGGGCAGCGAGTACCCGGCGGTGGTGGTGCCGTTGACCACGGGCGCGTGGATGATGCTGCAGCGCAACCTGCTCTACACCGCCGTCACCCGGGCGAAGAGGCTCGTGGTGCTGGTGGGCTCGTTCAAGGCGCTCGGCGTCGCCGTACGCACCCTGGGCGCGGGCCGCCGGTGGACCGCGCTGGACCACCGGCTCACGCCGTGA
- a CDS encoding ArnT family glycosyltransferase, which produces MTAATVHTVQAAPTERSNRPLRLIALVAALVEFAFSGRYGFHRDELYYLAAGRHPALGYDDQPPLAPLWAGFTGLVAGSWPDWLELMLLRLPSALALGAIVLVAGRIAAEFGGSRRAQALAGLATATAPAVVISGHLLSTTIFDILVWSVLAWLLARWLRTRDDRLLLLLGITAGVGLQLKNLPLIYAAGLVAGLLIAGPREVFRRWQLWAGGLIALLIWAPNLWWQASHDWPQLQMTAVIREDADWGGRAGLLPFQVLLLGVPAAIVWATGLWRLLRDPAAARFRALGWAYLVVVGLVLATGGREYYPAGAYPALLASGAILLDGWLGDSVKRRRTVGWVAGISALSTLSLGLPVYPVSMLHATLQPAVNYDAGETVGWPDFAAQVAAVYRGLPEAERATAVLVAGNYGEAGALDHYGPSLGLPQVYSGHLAYWRWGPPPEGPGPVLVVGEGFEEADLRRECADVVHAATFDNGVHLDNDEQGADVWICRGPRRTWAELWPELRHL; this is translated from the coding sequence GTGACCGCCGCGACCGTCCACACTGTCCAGGCCGCTCCCACCGAGCGGAGCAACCGCCCGCTCCGGCTGATCGCGCTCGTCGCAGCGCTGGTCGAGTTCGCGTTCAGCGGCCGGTACGGCTTCCACCGCGACGAGCTGTACTACCTGGCGGCCGGTCGGCATCCGGCGTTGGGCTACGACGACCAGCCTCCGCTGGCGCCGCTGTGGGCGGGGTTCACCGGGCTGGTCGCCGGCAGCTGGCCGGACTGGCTGGAGCTGATGCTGCTGCGGCTGCCGTCCGCGCTGGCGCTCGGCGCGATCGTGCTCGTCGCCGGCCGGATCGCGGCCGAATTCGGGGGCAGTCGGCGGGCGCAGGCGCTGGCCGGGCTGGCGACGGCGACCGCACCGGCCGTGGTGATCTCGGGACACCTGCTGTCCACCACGATCTTCGACATCCTCGTCTGGAGTGTGCTGGCCTGGCTGCTCGCCCGCTGGCTGCGTACGCGCGACGACCGGCTCCTGCTCCTGCTCGGGATCACCGCCGGCGTCGGTCTTCAGCTGAAGAACCTGCCGCTGATCTACGCCGCCGGGCTGGTCGCCGGGCTGCTCATCGCCGGGCCCCGGGAGGTGTTCCGGCGTTGGCAGCTGTGGGCGGGCGGGCTGATCGCGCTGCTCATCTGGGCGCCCAACCTCTGGTGGCAGGCCAGTCACGACTGGCCGCAGCTCCAGATGACGGCGGTGATCCGGGAGGACGCCGACTGGGGCGGCCGGGCCGGGCTCCTCCCGTTCCAGGTGCTGCTGCTCGGCGTACCGGCGGCGATCGTCTGGGCGACCGGGCTGTGGCGGCTGCTCCGTGATCCGGCGGCGGCCCGGTTCCGGGCGCTGGGGTGGGCGTACCTCGTGGTGGTCGGGCTCGTCCTGGCGACCGGTGGACGGGAGTACTACCCGGCCGGGGCGTACCCGGCGCTGCTGGCTTCGGGCGCGATCCTGCTCGACGGCTGGCTGGGCGACAGCGTGAAGCGTCGTCGGACCGTCGGCTGGGTGGCCGGGATCTCCGCGCTCAGCACGCTTTCGCTGGGCCTGCCGGTGTACCCGGTCTCGATGCTGCACGCGACGTTGCAGCCCGCGGTCAACTACGACGCCGGGGAGACGGTCGGCTGGCCGGACTTCGCCGCCCAGGTGGCGGCGGTCTATCGGGGCCTGCCGGAGGCGGAGCGGGCGACCGCCGTCCTGGTGGCCGGGAACTACGGCGAGGCAGGCGCGCTCGACCACTATGGACCGTCGCTGGGCCTGCCCCAGGTCTACTCCGGGCACCTGGCGTACTGGCGCTGGGGGCCGCCGCCGGAGGGACCGGGTCCGGTGCTCGTCGTCGGGGAGGGCTTCGAGGAGGCCGATCTGCGTCGTGAGTGCGCCGACGTGGTCCACGCGGCGACCTTCGACAACGGCGTGCACCTCGACAACGACGAGCAGGGCGCGGACGTCTGGATCTGCCGGGGGCCGCGGCGTACGTGGGCTGAGCTGTGGCCGGAGCTGCGGCACCTCTGA
- a CDS encoding VOC family protein, which yields MALGPVAQIHISVTDLDRSVAFYRDVLGMSLQFVVPGQPMAFFASGDVRLYLGVPENPEFRTRTVHYYSVTDLDAEYARLQALGVEFLDEPHVVHRDDSGDLWMTFLEDPDGHKIALTQLKK from the coding sequence ATGGCGCTCGGACCAGTCGCACAGATCCATATCTCGGTCACCGACCTCGACCGCTCGGTGGCGTTCTACCGGGACGTCCTCGGCATGTCGCTGCAATTCGTGGTGCCCGGCCAGCCGATGGCGTTCTTCGCCAGCGGCGACGTCCGGCTCTATCTGGGTGTGCCGGAGAACCCGGAGTTCCGCACCCGGACCGTGCACTACTACTCGGTCACCGACCTCGACGCCGAGTACGCCCGGCTCCAGGCGCTGGGCGTCGAGTTCCTCGACGAGCCGCACGTGGTGCACCGGGACGACTCCGGCGACCTCTGGATGACGTTCCTCGAGGACCCGGACGGGCACAAGATCGCACTCACCCAGCTGAAGAAATAG
- a CDS encoding GNAT family N-acetyltransferase, with protein MLKPSYPIYTARLTLRPYTLDDFDDLYAIQSDPEVTRYLYWETRDEAAVRADLQAKMGASEIREVGDRLFLAVVWREVERVVGGVTLTWLSREDGGGEIGYVFNPEFSGHGLATEATSALLRLAFTLPVDGGLGLHRVIGRLDARNTASAKVLERLGLRREAHFVENEYVKGEWTDELVYAILESEWLTRRVSPPRTRASRG; from the coding sequence GTGCTCAAGCCGTCCTACCCGATCTACACCGCCCGGCTGACTCTGCGCCCTTACACGCTGGACGACTTCGACGACCTCTACGCGATCCAGTCGGACCCCGAGGTCACGCGCTATCTCTACTGGGAGACCCGGGACGAGGCGGCGGTCCGGGCGGACCTGCAGGCCAAGATGGGCGCGTCGGAGATCCGCGAGGTGGGCGACCGCCTCTTCCTCGCCGTGGTCTGGCGGGAGGTCGAGCGGGTCGTCGGCGGGGTGACGCTGACCTGGCTGAGCCGGGAGGACGGCGGCGGCGAGATCGGCTACGTCTTCAACCCGGAGTTCTCCGGGCACGGTTTGGCGACCGAGGCGACCTCGGCGCTGCTGCGGCTGGCGTTCACCCTGCCGGTGGACGGCGGGCTGGGCCTGCACCGGGTGATCGGGCGGCTGGACGCGCGCAACACGGCCTCGGCGAAGGTGCTCGAACGGCTGGGTCTGCGCCGGGAGGCGCACTTCGTGGAGAACGAGTACGTCAAGGGCGAGTGGACCGATGAGCTGGTGTACGCCATCCTCGAGTCGGAGTGGCTGACCCGGCGGGTCTCGCCGCCCCGGACGCGAGCGTCGCGCGGCTGA
- a CDS encoding MGH1-like glycoside hydrolase domain-containing protein translates to MEDLASSERRRLAAAEAGAEPWRAWGPYLSERAWGTVREDYSEHGTAWDYFPHDHARSRTYRWSDDGLAGFSDEHQIFCFALALWNGRDPILKERLFGLAGPEGNHGEDAKEYWWYLDSTPTHSLMRWRYHYPQAEFPYAQLVAVNRERNREETEFELVDTGVFDEDRYWAVEVAYAKADPHDVCVEISVTNRGPDPATLHVLPTLWFRNTWSWGLPNRDAKPVLHGDPTGGRLVARHQTLGQLVLEAGPGPDGTPPPALVCDNESNAERLWGLRGRSAYPKDGINDHLVHGAATVNPDLVGTKGSLHYTLEVAGGASVTLRLRLAQTAPPPAIGPPPALDLSFDQVFDQRQAEADAFFAELTPAGASADEAAVVRQAVAGLMWGKQFYHFDVQQWLRGDPASPPLSPSRRKGRNAAWWHMNSFDVISMPDPWEYPWYAAWDLAFHCVAIAHVDPGFAKQQLLLLLREWYQHPNGQIPAYEWAFGDVNPPVHAWAALRVFEIDGGEDFGFLSRITHKLLLNFTWWVNRKDTDGNNVFEGGFLGLDNVGPFDRSAALPIADGVLEQSDGTGWMAMYALNMLEMSTVLALHDRTYEDIATKFFEHFAYIATAATKLWDDVDGFFYDSLRVPGKGRTPMRYRSVAGLIPLCATTTVGTVTLVRLPELAQRIRWFLTNKPEYAAVVGSRRISDGGQQRRLLAMVDPERLLRVLGRMLAEEEFLSPYGIRSLSRRHDDKPFTVTLAGQDFTVGYEPAESTSGVFGGNSNWRGPVWMPVNFLLVEALREYALFFGDDLRVEYPVRSGVQRTLTEVADDLADRLISLFLRDEHGRRPIYGANELFQTHPDWKDRLAFPEYFHGDNGAGLGAWHQTGWTALVLNLILHRR, encoded by the coding sequence ATGGAGGATCTCGCGAGCAGTGAGCGGCGACGGCTGGCGGCGGCCGAAGCCGGCGCCGAACCCTGGCGAGCGTGGGGCCCCTACCTGTCCGAGCGGGCGTGGGGCACGGTGCGCGAGGACTACAGCGAGCACGGCACCGCGTGGGACTACTTCCCCCACGACCACGCGCGGTCGCGGACCTACCGGTGGAGCGACGACGGCCTGGCCGGGTTCAGCGACGAGCACCAGATCTTCTGCTTCGCGCTCGCGCTCTGGAACGGCCGCGACCCGATCCTCAAGGAGCGGCTGTTCGGGCTGGCCGGGCCGGAGGGCAACCACGGCGAGGACGCCAAGGAGTACTGGTGGTACCTGGACTCCACCCCGACCCATTCGCTCATGCGCTGGCGGTACCACTATCCGCAGGCCGAGTTCCCCTACGCACAGCTGGTCGCGGTCAACCGGGAACGGAACCGGGAGGAGACCGAGTTCGAGCTGGTCGACACGGGGGTGTTCGACGAGGACCGGTACTGGGCGGTCGAGGTCGCCTACGCCAAGGCCGACCCGCACGACGTCTGCGTCGAGATCTCCGTGACCAATCGCGGGCCCGACCCGGCGACGCTGCACGTCCTGCCCACGCTGTGGTTCCGCAACACCTGGTCGTGGGGGCTGCCCAACCGCGACGCCAAGCCGGTGCTGCACGGCGATCCCACGGGCGGCCGGCTCGTCGCCCGGCACCAGACGCTCGGCCAGCTCGTCCTGGAGGCCGGGCCGGGGCCGGACGGGACGCCGCCGCCTGCACTGGTCTGCGACAACGAGTCCAACGCCGAGCGGCTGTGGGGGCTCCGGGGCCGGTCGGCGTATCCCAAGGACGGGATCAACGACCATCTGGTGCACGGCGCCGCGACGGTGAACCCCGATCTGGTCGGCACGAAAGGCTCGCTGCACTACACCCTGGAGGTAGCCGGCGGAGCGTCCGTGACGCTGCGGCTGCGGCTCGCCCAGACCGCGCCGCCGCCCGCGATCGGCCCGCCGCCCGCCCTCGACCTGTCCTTTGACCAGGTATTCGATCAGCGGCAGGCGGAGGCGGACGCGTTCTTCGCCGAGCTGACGCCGGCCGGTGCCTCCGCCGACGAGGCCGCCGTCGTCCGGCAGGCCGTCGCCGGGCTGATGTGGGGCAAACAGTTCTACCACTTCGACGTGCAGCAATGGCTCCGCGGCGATCCAGCCTCGCCGCCGCTGTCGCCCTCTCGGCGCAAGGGCCGCAACGCCGCGTGGTGGCACATGAACAGCTTCGACGTCATCTCCATGCCCGACCCCTGGGAATACCCCTGGTACGCCGCCTGGGACCTCGCCTTCCACTGCGTGGCCATCGCGCACGTCGATCCGGGGTTCGCCAAGCAGCAGTTACTCCTGTTGCTCCGGGAGTGGTACCAGCACCCCAACGGGCAGATCCCGGCGTACGAGTGGGCCTTCGGAGACGTGAACCCGCCCGTGCACGCCTGGGCCGCGCTGCGCGTCTTCGAGATCGACGGCGGCGAAGACTTCGGCTTCCTCAGCCGGATCACGCACAAGCTGCTGCTCAACTTCACCTGGTGGGTCAACCGCAAGGACACCGACGGCAACAACGTCTTCGAGGGCGGCTTCCTCGGCCTCGACAACGTCGGCCCGTTCGACCGCTCGGCCGCGCTGCCCATCGCCGACGGCGTCCTCGAACAGTCCGACGGCACCGGCTGGATGGCGATGTACGCCCTGAACATGCTGGAGATGTCGACCGTCCTCGCCCTGCACGACCGCACCTACGAGGACATCGCGACGAAGTTCTTCGAACACTTCGCGTACATCGCCACGGCGGCGACCAAGCTGTGGGACGACGTCGACGGCTTCTTCTACGACTCGCTGCGCGTGCCCGGCAAGGGGCGTACGCCGATGCGCTACCGCTCGGTGGCCGGGCTGATCCCGCTGTGCGCCACGACGACCGTCGGCACGGTGACCCTCGTCCGGCTGCCCGAACTGGCCCAGCGCATCCGCTGGTTCCTCACCAACAAGCCCGAGTACGCCGCAGTGGTCGGCTCGCGCCGGATCTCCGACGGCGGCCAGCAGCGCCGGCTCCTGGCGATGGTCGACCCGGAACGGCTGCTCCGTGTACTGGGGCGGATGCTGGCCGAGGAGGAGTTCCTGTCCCCGTACGGCATCCGCAGCCTGTCGAGACGCCACGACGACAAACCGTTCACCGTGACCCTAGCCGGGCAGGACTTCACCGTCGGCTACGAGCCCGCCGAGTCGACGAGTGGCGTCTTCGGCGGCAACTCCAACTGGCGCGGCCCGGTCTGGATGCCGGTGAACTTCCTCCTCGTCGAAGCACTCCGGGAGTACGCCCTGTTCTTCGGCGACGACCTGCGCGTCGAGTACCCGGTGCGCTCGGGAGTTCAGCGTACGCTCACCGAAGTCGCCGACGATCTTGCCGACCGGCTGATCTCCCTCTTCCTCCGCGACGAACACGGCCGGCGGCCGATCTACGGCGCCAACGAACTGTTCCAGACCCACCCCGACTGGAAGGACCGGCTCGCGTTCCCCGAGTACTTCCACGGAGACAACGGGGCAGGGCTGGGCGCTTGGCACCAGACGGGATGGACCGCCCTGGTCCTGAACCTCATCCTCCACCGCCGCTGA
- a CDS encoding endonuclease domain-containing protein, producing the protein MPTISTRSGLFTRTDARKAGFTAGQIAHRIRSGQWQVVLGPVLSLRGLVVTPRLRDLAAVLAAPAAVLSASSAARRHGIEVPDRGTWLTVRRHGHCRLAGVQVWYEDLPDADLEFVDGILITGRARTVFDCLRILDDDKADSLLDRAFQQRWITFDELVARVHDFAGRRGINHLVRLVRRTVPGARSVAERLLIGHLRGARVTGWRANFPAYDEEGLIGEIDLAFEDIQLAVEMDGRAWHSAGDRFQRDRERQNRLVAAGWKVLRYTWYDLTHRPEKVVAEIVHMVRRLSAAQGGLAA; encoded by the coding sequence ATGCCCACCATCTCGACGCGGTCCGGCTTGTTCACGCGTACGGACGCGCGAAAGGCCGGGTTCACCGCCGGGCAGATCGCTCATCGGATCCGCTCCGGGCAGTGGCAGGTGGTGCTCGGTCCGGTCCTGTCGCTTCGCGGCCTGGTGGTTACGCCGCGGCTGCGGGACCTGGCCGCAGTGCTTGCCGCGCCGGCCGCCGTTCTCAGCGCGTCGTCGGCCGCACGACGTCACGGCATCGAGGTGCCGGACCGTGGGACCTGGCTCACCGTGAGGCGGCACGGCCATTGCCGACTGGCCGGCGTCCAGGTCTGGTACGAAGACCTACCCGATGCCGACCTGGAGTTCGTGGACGGGATCCTGATCACCGGCCGCGCCCGGACCGTCTTCGACTGCCTGCGGATTCTCGACGACGACAAGGCGGACAGCCTGCTCGACCGGGCGTTTCAGCAGCGGTGGATCACATTCGATGAGCTCGTGGCCAGGGTCCACGACTTCGCCGGGCGTCGTGGGATCAACCATCTGGTACGCCTGGTGCGGCGGACGGTCCCAGGTGCCCGTTCCGTTGCCGAACGACTGCTCATCGGCCACCTTCGAGGAGCGCGCGTGACGGGCTGGCGGGCGAATTTCCCGGCGTACGACGAAGAAGGACTGATCGGGGAGATCGATCTCGCGTTCGAGGACATCCAGTTGGCCGTCGAGATGGACGGGCGCGCTTGGCACTCCGCCGGCGATCGGTTCCAGCGCGACCGTGAGCGGCAGAATCGCCTGGTAGCGGCTGGTTGGAAGGTGCTGCGGTACACCTGGTACGACCTGACGCATCGGCCGGAGAAGGTGGTCGCGGAGATCGTTCACATGGTGCGGCGGCTTTCGGCGGCCCAAGGTGGCCTCGCCGCATGA
- a CDS encoding amylo-alpha-1,6-glucosidase: protein MTIRFGPQLCTDLSAGARREWLVTDGLGGYAMGTVGGLRTRRYHGLLIMADPEHGPARRHLGLASLDATVTLESGRTVRLGVHEWADGTVDPCGHELLTSFDLTDGVPRWRWQIGSVVIEREIAMRHGEPSVAVVHRLVGGGPVELTLAVLGTWRDVHGERTAQGPPPQATTTADGVIVEGAYRVQGDAEWRPKGEWWFGVRHREEAERGLTPVEDLRHLGEYSGRLDRPGQSIGVTASAEGTRVEPAETTVERARDRGRRLGDDGRAADQFVIRTPTGPDVVAGYPWFGAWGRDTMISYEGLFLTTGRVDEGRQLLRNYAATLSEGMLANTCDTGSREYNTADATLWFLHAVDRHAQVDPDLAEELRSQVRSVVDHHTWGTRYAIKMDPVDGLLGQGAEGEALTWMDARVGGVPVTPRAGKAVDINALWVNGLAGLAERWPEDGYRQLHDRARQSFQRFVRPDGLLHDVLDQPEPGVRPNQLLAWSLPHAPLVPEADPLRRLTEQLLTPMGLRSLSPAADGYRGRHRGTPADRDRAYHQGTVWPWLLGPLADATGRLANDRVGTPADGIEGHWSDYGLGSVSETADGDAPHGATGCPFQAWSVAETTRVRETTP from the coding sequence ATGACGATCCGGTTCGGACCACAGCTCTGCACCGACCTGTCGGCGGGCGCGCGACGGGAGTGGCTGGTCACCGACGGCCTCGGCGGGTACGCCATGGGCACGGTCGGCGGTCTGCGTACGCGGCGCTATCACGGGTTGCTGATCATGGCCGATCCCGAGCACGGGCCGGCCCGCCGGCACCTCGGCCTGGCGAGCCTGGACGCGACGGTGACGCTGGAGTCGGGCCGGACCGTGCGGTTGGGCGTGCACGAGTGGGCGGACGGGACGGTCGACCCGTGCGGTCATGAGCTGCTGACCAGCTTCGACTTGACCGACGGCGTACCCCGGTGGCGGTGGCAGATCGGCTCGGTGGTGATCGAGCGCGAGATCGCCATGCGGCACGGGGAACCGTCGGTCGCGGTGGTGCACCGGCTGGTCGGCGGCGGCCCGGTCGAGCTGACCTTGGCGGTGCTCGGCACCTGGCGCGACGTCCACGGGGAACGGACCGCGCAGGGCCCGCCGCCCCAAGCGACGACGACCGCCGACGGGGTGATCGTCGAGGGGGCGTATCGCGTACAGGGGGACGCGGAGTGGCGGCCGAAGGGCGAGTGGTGGTTCGGCGTACGCCATCGGGAGGAAGCCGAACGCGGGCTGACCCCGGTCGAGGATCTGCGGCACCTCGGGGAGTACTCCGGCCGCCTGGACCGACCCGGCCAGTCCATCGGGGTGACCGCTTCCGCCGAAGGCACCCGGGTCGAGCCCGCCGAGACGACGGTCGAGCGAGCGCGCGACCGGGGACGGCGACTGGGCGACGACGGCAGGGCCGCCGACCAGTTCGTCATCCGTACGCCCACCGGTCCGGACGTCGTGGCGGGCTATCCGTGGTTCGGGGCCTGGGGTCGCGACACGATGATCTCCTACGAGGGGCTCTTCCTGACCACCGGCCGGGTCGACGAGGGCCGCCAGCTGCTGCGGAACTATGCGGCAACGCTCAGCGAGGGCATGCTGGCGAACACGTGTGACACGGGGTCCCGGGAGTACAACACCGCCGACGCCACGCTCTGGTTCCTGCACGCGGTCGACCGGCACGCGCAGGTCGACCCGGATCTGGCCGAGGAGCTGCGGTCCCAGGTGCGGTCGGTGGTGGACCACCACACCTGGGGCACCCGGTACGCGATCAAGATGGACCCGGTCGACGGCCTGCTGGGCCAGGGCGCCGAGGGTGAGGCGTTGACCTGGATGGACGCCCGGGTCGGCGGAGTGCCGGTGACGCCGCGCGCGGGCAAGGCGGTCGACATCAACGCGCTGTGGGTCAACGGGCTGGCCGGGCTGGCCGAACGCTGGCCCGAGGACGGCTATCGGCAGTTGCACGACCGGGCCAGGCAGTCGTTCCAGAGGTTCGTCCGGCCGGACGGTCTGCTCCACGACGTGCTCGATCAACCCGAGCCGGGGGTCCGGCCGAATCAGCTCCTGGCCTGGTCGCTCCCCCACGCACCACTCGTCCCGGAGGCTGATCCGCTCCGGCGGCTGACCGAACAGCTGCTCACCCCGATGGGCCTGCGCAGCCTGTCCCCGGCGGCCGACGGCTACCGGGGACGTCACCGGGGTACGCCGGCGGACCGAGACCGGGCGTACCACCAGGGGACGGTGTGGCCCTGGCTGCTCGGCCCTCTCGCCGACGCGACCGGCAGACTCGCGAACGACAGAGTCGGAACGCCGGCGGACGGCATCGAAGGCCATTGGAGCGACTACGGCCTCGGCTCGGTGAGCGAGACCGCCGACGGGGACGCACCGCACGGAGCCACCGGCTGCCCCTTCCAAGCCTGGTCCGTCGCCGAGACCACCCGCGTCAGGGAGACAACGCCCTGA